The Flavobacterium marginilacus genome window below encodes:
- a CDS encoding DEAD/DEAH box helicase, producing MSTFEQFNLPKSVQKAIDDLGFTSPTPIQEKTFSVIMSGRDMMGIAQTGTGKTFAYLLPLLKLYKFTPGHTPKIVILVPTRELVVQVVEEVEKLTKYMSVRTIGIFGGVNINTQKTTVYQGCDILVGTPGRVMDLTLDNVIRFEEMQKLVIDEFDEMLNLGFRTQLTAILAMMPKKRQNILFSATMTDEVDTVLNDYFDYPEEVTLSPSGTPLENITQITYQVPNFNTKINLLKHLLQNNEDMSRVLVFVNNKKISDMVFDQIEEDFPNQFGVIHSNKSQNYRLSTMAEFQEGNLRGLITTDIMARGLDISNITHVINFEMPELPELYMHRIGRTGRADATGTAISFIAPREEESKIAIEILMDMEVVYETFPEEVEVSDKLIGPEKDRQPIKLLFKKQKLEGDGAFHEKSKKNQKVNLGGPGVTKKKTHGSVNRNMLKNQAKKRKNKK from the coding sequence TATTCAGGAAAAAACTTTTTCTGTAATAATGTCAGGCCGTGATATGATGGGAATTGCCCAAACAGGTACTGGTAAAACATTTGCCTATTTATTGCCTCTTTTAAAATTATACAAATTTACTCCGGGACATACTCCAAAAATTGTAATTTTGGTACCAACCCGCGAACTTGTTGTTCAGGTTGTGGAAGAAGTCGAAAAACTGACTAAATATATGTCGGTTCGTACTATTGGTATTTTTGGCGGAGTTAATATTAATACCCAAAAAACTACAGTTTATCAAGGATGTGATATTTTGGTTGGAACGCCTGGACGGGTTATGGATTTGACATTAGACAATGTGATTCGTTTTGAAGAAATGCAAAAACTGGTAATCGATGAGTTTGACGAAATGCTGAATTTAGGTTTCCGTACACAGCTGACAGCGATCTTGGCTATGATGCCAAAAAAACGCCAAAATATTCTCTTCTCGGCTACCATGACTGATGAAGTAGATACTGTTTTGAATGACTATTTTGATTATCCGGAAGAAGTGACTCTTTCACCATCGGGAACACCTTTAGAAAATATTACACAAATTACTTATCAGGTTCCTAATTTCAATACCAAAATAAATCTTTTAAAACACTTATTACAAAACAATGAAGACATGAGCCGTGTTTTGGTTTTTGTGAATAACAAAAAGATTTCGGATATGGTTTTTGACCAAATTGAGGAAGATTTTCCAAATCAGTTTGGAGTAATTCACTCTAATAAATCGCAGAATTACCGTTTGAGTACGATGGCTGAATTTCAGGAAGGAAATCTTCGCGGATTAATCACCACTGATATTATGGCAAGAGGTTTGGATATTTCAAACATCACGCACGTCATCAACTTCGAAATGCCGGAATTACCAGAATTGTACATGCACCGTATTGGTAGAACTGGTCGTGCCGATGCAACAGGAACTGCCATCAGTTTCATCGCTCCCCGCGAGGAAGAATCAAAAATCGCGATCGAAATTTTAATGGATATGGAAGTGGTTTATGAAACTTTCCCTGAAGAAGTCGAAGTTTCGGATAAACTAATTGGCCCTGAAAAAGACAGACAGCCGATTAAACTCCTATTCAAAAAACAAAAACTGGAAGGAGACGGCGCTTTTCATGAAAAAAGCAAGAAGAACCAAAAAGTCAATTTAGGCGGCCCTGGCGTTACCAAGAAAAAAACACATGGTTCTGTCAATAGAAACATGCTGAAAAACCAAGCTAAGAAGCGTAAGAATAAAAAGTAA